One Janthinobacterium sp. TB1-E2 genomic region harbors:
- a CDS encoding MarR family winged helix-turn-helix transcriptional regulator — protein MALQNMRVVMRAAQRHSAQIEKQCGVSGAQLWVMQELLERPGLRMGELAGKMSIHQTTASNLVEALVKKSYVRKARDQPDQRVVTLTLTAEGQAVIAGAPQPARGLLPSALAQLDAASLAHLNQGLSALLAVVAPDDRQAGMQPFPFTM, from the coding sequence ATGGCCTTGCAAAACATGCGCGTCGTCATGCGCGCGGCGCAGCGGCATTCGGCGCAGATCGAGAAGCAATGCGGTGTGTCGGGCGCGCAATTGTGGGTGATGCAGGAATTGCTGGAGCGGCCGGGCCTGCGCATGGGCGAGCTGGCCGGCAAGATGTCGATCCACCAGACGACGGCCAGCAACCTGGTCGAGGCACTGGTGAAAAAATCCTATGTGCGCAAGGCGCGCGACCAGCCCGACCAGCGCGTGGTGACCCTGACCCTGACGGCGGAAGGGCAGGCCGTGATCGCCGGCGCACCGCAGCCGGCGCGCGGCTTGCTGCCCAGCGCCCTGGCCCAGCTGGACGCTGCCAGCCTGGCCCACCTGAACCAGGGTTTGAGTGCCTTGCTGGCCGTCGTCGCCCCCGATGACAGGCAGGCGGGCATGCAGCCGTTTCCGTTTACGATGTAG
- a CDS encoding Dyp-type peroxidase codes for MAIPQSMLSVVARDEVHLQFNVKAGVDMRQLFKLLGKLWESEVTGILDPTLNRHHQLTGGTANVVLGFKPDLWRAACPGCVPDNMASFAQDLVGANGKTAPATQHDFWVWITQSNAANLYDSMRTTLTLLSPFAELASEQVCFPYHNNVTFDGFADGVANPNPFRANGVAIIPDGEAGAGGSTVLLQKWRMDVERLRALPVHAAEQVWGRTKAGSHELSPLPVDSHVGRNQFIRDGEEVDIVRRNANYANASEAGVMFVGFCKDITVTMGMLRQMYGVGYDGVTKTDRLLDFSTALSSAIYFVPSIDALLTVGISPADPG; via the coding sequence ATGGCAATCCCACAAAGCATGCTGTCTGTCGTCGCGCGCGACGAAGTGCATTTGCAGTTCAATGTGAAGGCCGGCGTCGATATGCGGCAGTTGTTCAAGCTGCTGGGCAAGCTGTGGGAATCCGAAGTCACGGGCATCCTCGACCCCACCCTGAACCGCCACCATCAGTTGACGGGTGGCACGGCCAACGTGGTACTGGGATTCAAGCCCGATCTGTGGCGCGCCGCTTGCCCCGGCTGCGTGCCGGACAACATGGCATCGTTCGCGCAAGACCTGGTGGGCGCCAACGGCAAGACGGCGCCGGCCACCCAGCACGATTTCTGGGTCTGGATCACGCAGTCGAACGCGGCCAACCTGTACGACAGCATGCGCACGACGCTCACTTTGCTGAGTCCGTTTGCAGAGCTGGCCAGCGAGCAGGTGTGTTTTCCGTATCACAATAACGTGACCTTCGACGGCTTTGCAGACGGCGTCGCCAATCCGAATCCGTTTCGTGCCAACGGCGTGGCCATCATTCCGGACGGCGAGGCGGGTGCGGGCGGCTCGACCGTGCTGCTGCAGAAATGGCGCATGGACGTGGAACGCCTGCGCGCCTTGCCCGTGCACGCGGCGGAGCAGGTGTGGGGCCGCACCAAGGCAGGCAGCCATGAATTGTCGCCGCTGCCCGTCGATTCCCACGTGGGCCGCAATCAGTTCATCCGCGATGGCGAGGAAGTCGATATCGTGCGCCGCAATGCCAATTACGCCAATGCCAGCGAGGCGGGTGTCATGTTTGTCGGTTTTTGCAAGGACATCACGGTGACCATGGGCATGCTGCGGCAAATGTACGGTGTAGGCTATGATGGCGTCACCAAGACGGACAGGCTGCTGGATTTTTCCACGGCGCTGTCGTCGGCGATCTATTTCGTGCCCAGCATCGATGCCTTGCTGACCGTGGGTATTTCGCCGGCGGATCCCGGCTAA
- a CDS encoding toxin-antitoxin system YwqK family antitoxin has product MHIGTGQPYRRTMRLVLLAALMTAVPLAAQEQAPAQGQQQAQDKSVYLDEDYAASDVRHAAYALRTAPVRDEALGAWHVLLEFPDAPGTVALETYATGPDLSQASFLHLRKWYYPNGQLARDERLDAQGNVLTGSTSFYANGQVKQRVTVLANGRDSISENYHENGQLMNRISYHGKQMADGEYVSYGPNGRMSSRAFLKGGKMHGLQEVFYADGKLFQRSHFMNDKQDGEFLTLAEDGKVLARKVWVDGEADGWSFESHDNGQLAQKALYRKGKLLSMQKWGRNGKPSIAWQQDAQGREQGDVTEWYDNGVRAKVIPMRDGQRHGLLQVWASDGSLLQLVPYEHGKKHGIERRWDKRGKQVWEKTWQAGVQVPAGQ; this is encoded by the coding sequence ATGCATATTGGGACCGGCCAGCCATATCGACGGACCATGCGCCTGGTGCTGCTGGCTGCGCTCATGACGGCGGTGCCGCTGGCGGCGCAGGAGCAGGCTCCGGCACAGGGGCAACAGCAGGCGCAGGACAAGAGCGTCTATCTGGACGAAGACTATGCGGCGAGCGATGTGCGCCACGCCGCTTATGCGCTGCGCACGGCGCCCGTGCGCGACGAGGCGCTGGGCGCCTGGCATGTGCTGCTGGAGTTCCCCGATGCACCGGGCACGGTGGCGCTGGAAACCTACGCCACCGGCCCCGATCTGAGCCAGGCCAGCTTCCTCCACTTGCGCAAGTGGTATTACCCGAATGGACAGCTGGCCCGCGATGAGCGGCTCGATGCCCAGGGCAATGTACTGACGGGCAGCACGTCATTCTATGCAAACGGGCAGGTCAAGCAGCGCGTGACCGTGCTGGCGAACGGGCGCGACAGCATCTCCGAGAATTACCATGAAAATGGCCAACTGATGAACCGTATCAGCTACCACGGCAAGCAGATGGCCGATGGCGAGTACGTATCGTACGGGCCGAATGGCAGGATGAGCAGCCGCGCCTTCCTGAAAGGCGGCAAGATGCATGGCTTGCAGGAAGTGTTTTACGCTGATGGCAAGCTGTTCCAGCGCAGTCATTTTATGAATGACAAGCAGGATGGCGAATTCCTTACTCTTGCCGAAGATGGCAAGGTGCTCGCGCGCAAGGTCTGGGTGGATGGCGAAGCCGATGGCTGGTCGTTTGAAAGCCATGACAATGGCCAACTGGCGCAAAAGGCCCTGTACCGCAAGGGCAAGCTGCTGAGCATGCAGAAGTGGGGCCGCAATGGCAAGCCGTCGATCGCCTGGCAGCAGGACGCACAGGGGCGCGAGCAGGGCGATGTCACGGAATGGTATGACAACGGCGTGCGCGCCAAGGTCATTCCGATGCGCGATGGCCAGCGCCATGGCTTGCTGCAAGTCTGGGCGAGCGACGGCAGTCTGCTGCAGCTTGTGCCGTATGAGCACGGCAAGAAGCACGGCATCGAGCGCCGCTGGGATAAGCGGGGTAAACAGGTGTGGGAGAAGACTTGGCAGGCCGGAGTGCAAGTGCCCGCCGGTCAATAG
- a CDS encoding PLP-dependent aminotransferase family protein — MKLYEKLVSEIEQLVAKGVLLPGERIPSVRQTSQQHKLSITTVLRAYVKLESMGVIESRPQSGYFVRPRAGDVQTADLCMQASQPSPVPAEVHVSRLVLSTLRSIGLHDAIPLGSPYPDPSLFPWERINQYAGAVARRNRVWNMTDDLPPGNPQLIREIARRYMENGLAVDPDEIIVTVGATEAINLCLQAVAKPGDTIAVESPTFYAMLMAVERLGMKVVEVSTDPYDGISIEALADIMARQPIAAVMVMPNFQNPLGFQMSDQRKRALVQLLEQHDVPAIENGVYNELYYGDAHPSSLKSYDRKGMVLHCSSFSKSLSSAQRVGWALAGRYRGKVEELKFLNTLATSSFPQLAIAEYLQNDGYEQHLRRTRKAYAQQARIMAAAVLRFFPAGTKISHPQGGYVLWVELPGDIDSMQLYRRALECKITVGPGRMFSVSQAYRHCIRLNYSYPWSVDVEQAIILLGKLITEFL, encoded by the coding sequence ATGAAATTGTATGAAAAGCTCGTCAGCGAGATCGAGCAACTGGTGGCCAAGGGCGTGCTCTTGCCCGGCGAACGCATTCCCTCCGTGCGCCAGACCAGCCAGCAGCACAAGCTGAGCATCACCACGGTGCTGCGCGCCTACGTCAAGCTGGAAAGCATGGGCGTGATCGAAAGCCGGCCCCAGTCCGGCTACTTCGTGCGCCCGCGCGCCGGCGATGTGCAGACCGCCGACCTGTGCATGCAGGCCTCCCAGCCCAGTCCCGTTCCGGCGGAAGTGCACGTCAGCCGCCTGGTGCTGTCGACATTGCGCTCGATTGGCTTGCACGATGCCATCCCGCTGGGCTCGCCCTACCCCGACCCGTCGCTGTTTCCCTGGGAACGCATCAACCAGTATGCGGGTGCCGTGGCGCGCCGCAACCGCGTGTGGAACATGACGGACGACCTGCCGCCGGGCAACCCGCAGCTGATCCGCGAAATCGCCCGCCGCTACATGGAAAACGGTCTGGCCGTCGATCCCGATGAAATCATCGTCACCGTGGGCGCCACGGAAGCGATCAACCTGTGCCTGCAAGCCGTGGCCAAGCCGGGCGACACCATCGCCGTCGAGTCGCCCACCTTCTATGCCATGCTGATGGCCGTCGAACGGCTGGGCATGAAGGTGGTGGAAGTGTCCACCGATCCGTACGACGGCATCAGCATCGAAGCGCTGGCCGACATCATGGCCCGGCAGCCGATCGCCGCCGTCATGGTGATGCCGAACTTCCAGAATCCGCTGGGCTTCCAGATGTCCGACCAGCGCAAGCGCGCCCTGGTCCAGCTGCTGGAGCAGCACGACGTGCCCGCCATCGAAAACGGCGTCTACAACGAACTGTATTACGGCGACGCCCACCCGTCCTCGCTCAAGTCGTACGACCGCAAGGGCATGGTGCTGCACTGTTCCTCGTTTTCCAAGAGCCTCAGTTCCGCGCAGCGCGTGGGCTGGGCCCTGGCCGGGCGCTACCGGGGCAAGGTGGAGGAACTCAAATTCCTCAACACCCTGGCCACGTCCTCGTTTCCGCAACTGGCGATTGCCGAATACCTGCAAAACGATGGCTACGAACAGCATCTGCGCCGCACCCGCAAGGCCTATGCCCAGCAGGCACGCATCATGGCCGCCGCCGTGCTGCGCTTCTTTCCTGCCGGGACGAAAATCTCGCATCCGCAGGGCGGCTACGTGCTGTGGGTGGAATTGCCCGGCGACATAGACTCCATGCAACTGTACCGGCGCGCGCTGGAATGCAAGATCACGGTGGGCCCGGGGCGCATGTTTTCCGTCAGCCAAGCCTACAGGCATTGTATCCGCCTCAACTACAGTTATCCGTGGAGCGTGGACGTCGAGCAAGCCATCATTTTGCTGGGCAAACTCATCACCGAATTCCTCTAG
- a CDS encoding toxin-antitoxin system YwqK family antitoxin — protein MKNQQTMRWLLAAALGAALPLAAQESPAAPTPTLQEEDQTMYLDENFMPSNQRRAVYALRTPPVRDEALGAWHIRLEFPDTPGVLAFETYTTDLDLSQVKFVRFRKSYYENGQLLRETYFNDQGEELLGGCVYFENGQVKQKVTALPNGRDSISETYHENGQLMSRILYHGDEMADGEHVSYGANGAVSSRSYQRNGQMDGVQESFYDDGKLFQRGQFVDGQREGEFVTYAQDGKVLAKTVWVHGQPDGWSFESHGNGKLSNKTLYQKGNVLSLEKWGANGHPIFAWHKDAQGRDHGDTTEWHANGVRASVTPFVKGQRHGLLQTWYSDGSPRQIVPYEHGKKHGIERHWDKAGKLVLEQAWQDGQPVAAK, from the coding sequence ATGAAAAATCAACAAACGATGCGCTGGCTGCTGGCCGCCGCGCTGGGCGCAGCCTTGCCGCTGGCGGCGCAGGAGTCGCCGGCGGCGCCAACGCCAACCCTACAGGAGGAAGACCAGACTATGTATCTGGATGAAAATTTCATGCCAAGCAACCAGCGCCGCGCCGTGTATGCGCTGCGCACGCCGCCCGTGCGCGACGAGGCGCTGGGCGCCTGGCATATCCGCCTCGAATTTCCCGACACGCCGGGCGTGCTGGCCTTTGAAACCTACACCACGGACCTGGACTTGAGCCAGGTCAAGTTCGTGCGTTTTCGCAAGTCCTACTACGAGAATGGCCAGTTGCTGCGCGAAACCTATTTCAATGACCAGGGCGAGGAGCTGCTCGGCGGCTGCGTGTACTTTGAAAACGGCCAGGTCAAGCAGAAGGTGACGGCGCTGCCGAACGGGCGCGACAGCATCTCGGAAACGTATCACGAGAATGGCCAGCTGATGAGCCGCATCTTGTATCACGGCGACGAGATGGCCGATGGCGAGCACGTGTCGTATGGCGCGAACGGGGCCGTCAGCAGCCGCTCGTATCAACGCAATGGCCAGATGGATGGCGTGCAGGAATCGTTTTATGACGATGGCAAGCTGTTCCAACGGGGACAGTTCGTCGATGGCCAGCGCGAGGGCGAGTTTGTCACGTATGCGCAGGACGGCAAGGTGCTGGCCAAAACCGTCTGGGTGCACGGCCAGCCCGATGGCTGGTCGTTTGAAAGCCATGGCAATGGAAAACTGTCGAACAAGACGCTGTACCAGAAAGGTAACGTGCTCAGCCTGGAAAAGTGGGGAGCGAATGGCCATCCCATTTTTGCGTGGCATAAAGATGCACAGGGGCGTGACCACGGCGATACGACGGAGTGGCATGCCAACGGCGTGCGCGCCAGCGTGACCCCGTTCGTCAAAGGCCAGCGCCACGGCTTGCTGCAAACCTGGTACAGCGACGGCAGCCCGCGGCAAATCGTGCCGTATGAACACGGCAAGAAGCACGGCATCGAGCGCCACTGGGATAAGGCCGGCAAGCTGGTGCTGGAACAGGCATGGCAGGATGGCCAGCCGGTGGCGGCGAAGTAG
- the msbA gene encoding lipid A export permease/ATP-binding protein MsbA, producing MQQSRLLFFRLAGQFRRYGAIVAATLLAVGVASATDVLLIRQLQNVVDAMRTTASTQVAPASGVMGMLQGWVDRFLPAQAGQVDLWVIPATILGLAVLRMVSSFAGDYGSVWLSSRVQADLREKMFATIMRLPSRFFDTTTTSLTQSRVAFDASQVSQAGLNVLNVMVRDSVATVGYLILLFSIDVKLALFCMASMPIVAIVVTLAGRRMRHLSKSSQQAVGELTSVLDESIAGQRVVKIFGGQDYEQARFVDVVKRNRQLAVKHAATSAMNSGFIMMLVGITLSSVIYFAMLRAQSGAITPGAFVAFMGALMAMQSPIKNLTKINEPLQRGLAAAESVFGLIDTPLEPDPGTVAPAAVQGNLSLQNVQFRYNSDDPDAPTALSDITLDIRAGETVALVGGSGGGKTTLLGLLPRFYDVSGGQILLDGVDVRDYALLALRRQFALVSQDVILFNDTMAANIAYGDPAPDQARIEASARAAYAHDFIMQLPQGYATQAGQNGSRLSGGQRQRLAIARALYKDAPILLLDEATSALDTESERSVQAALEVLMRNRTTIVIAHRLSTIESADRIVVMQGGRLVESGSHGDLLRQGGAYARLHASQLSPVKDSVG from the coding sequence ATGCAGCAAAGTCGCCTCCTGTTTTTCCGCCTGGCCGGCCAGTTTCGCCGCTATGGCGCCATCGTTGCCGCCACCTTGCTGGCCGTGGGCGTGGCGTCCGCCACCGATGTGTTGTTAATCCGCCAGTTGCAAAACGTCGTCGATGCCATGCGTACGACGGCCAGCACGCAGGTCGCGCCCGCGTCCGGCGTGATGGGCATGCTGCAGGGCTGGGTCGACCGTTTCTTGCCGGCACAGGCGGGGCAGGTGGACTTGTGGGTGATTCCCGCCACCATCCTGGGCCTGGCCGTGCTGCGCATGGTGTCGAGCTTTGCCGGCGATTACGGTTCCGTCTGGCTATCGAGCCGGGTGCAGGCCGATTTGCGCGAAAAAATGTTCGCCACCATCATGCGCCTGCCCAGCCGCTTCTTCGACACCACCACCACCAGTTTGACGCAGTCGCGCGTGGCCTTCGACGCCAGTCAGGTGTCGCAGGCGGGCTTGAACGTGCTCAACGTGATGGTGCGCGATTCCGTCGCCACCGTCGGCTATTTGATCCTGCTGTTCAGCATCGACGTGAAACTGGCCCTGTTCTGCATGGCGTCGATGCCCATCGTGGCCATCGTCGTGACCTTGGCGGGACGCCGCATGCGCCATTTGAGCAAGAGTTCGCAGCAAGCCGTGGGCGAGCTGACGTCCGTGCTCGACGAAAGCATCGCCGGCCAGCGCGTGGTGAAAATTTTCGGCGGCCAGGATTATGAGCAGGCGCGCTTCGTCGACGTGGTCAAGCGCAACCGCCAGCTGGCCGTCAAGCATGCGGCCACGTCGGCCATGAATTCCGGCTTCATCATGATGCTCGTCGGTATTACCCTGTCGTCCGTGATCTATTTCGCCATGCTGCGCGCGCAAAGCGGCGCCATCACGCCAGGGGCCTTCGTTGCCTTCATGGGCGCCTTGATGGCCATGCAGTCGCCGATCAAGAATTTGACGAAGATCAATGAGCCGCTGCAGCGGGGCCTGGCGGCGGCCGAGTCCGTGTTCGGCCTGATCGACACGCCGCTGGAACCGGACCCGGGCACAGTGGCCCCGGCGGCCGTGCAGGGCAATTTGTCCCTGCAGAACGTGCAGTTCCGCTACAACAGCGACGACCCCGATGCGCCCACGGCCTTGAGCGATATCACGCTCGACATTCGCGCCGGCGAGACGGTGGCCCTGGTGGGCGGTTCCGGCGGCGGCAAGACGACCTTGCTGGGCTTGCTGCCGCGCTTCTACGACGTCAGCGGCGGCCAGATCCTGCTCGACGGCGTCGACGTGCGAGACTACGCCTTGCTGGCCCTGCGGCGCCAGTTTGCCCTCGTCAGCCAGGATGTGATTTTGTTCAACGACACGATGGCGGCGAATATCGCGTACGGCGACCCGGCCCCGGACCAGGCCCGCATCGAAGCGTCGGCGCGCGCCGCCTATGCGCATGACTTCATCATGCAACTGCCGCAAGGCTACGCCACCCAGGCGGGGCAGAACGGTTCACGCCTGTCGGGCGGACAACGCCAGCGCCTGGCGATCGCGCGCGCCCTGTACAAGGACGCGCCGATTTTGCTTCTGGACGAAGCGACCAGCGCGCTCGATACTGAGTCGGAGCGTTCCGTGCAGGCCGCGCTGGAAGTGCTGATGCGCAACCGCACCACCATCGTCATCGCCCATCGTTTGTCCACCATCGAAAGCGCCGACCGCATCGTCGTCATGCAGGGCGGGCGCCTGGTGGAATCGGGCAGCCACGGCGACTTGCTGCGGCAGGGTGGCGCGTATGCGCGCCTGCATGCGAGCCAGTTGTCGCCAGTCAAGGATAGCGTGGGCTGA